The Carassius gibelio isolate Cgi1373 ecotype wild population from Czech Republic chromosome A1, carGib1.2-hapl.c, whole genome shotgun sequence region AACCAGCCATTCGCTAGCTGTTTGGTTTCTAtttacatgtgttcatgtttttaaatCTACATAAATCAAAAGCTTATttgtagagttgttccgattccgatactagtatcggaaatatctccgataccacaacaaattctggcatcggcatcggcgagtacatgaacccatataccgatccgataccattttcttaaaaaatacctagttatgaccgcaagctttgcctaaccgctgcacggttcttcttcgctgctcaaaatgcattgaaaacacaggaagttgtgctgtgttgccacaagcaacccctgtttagagcagcgaagaagaaatgaaaacgcgttagcagcccttatctatatatgactggatcactcatcacattctaaactgccaaaagacagtgaagccgctactatattatagatcagtggttagcagtatgtctctgtagtaccggtagttacagactctcgagtatattcagtaccggcaactgcgttcagtcgcttccgtgtaagtcaaaacgcagggctccagacagtagccgaatatatactagtgtctgtgaatattaaactgcaaaatactatttaaatattactcccgcaaaatctacatctctgtgggtgactggcacagatgcgcgagagctcgctgttttgtagtctctgctgtgtgtcatgaggacacgaacgcataaaccgccacttcatgagaatttaccgtttcatttgagaatactgtcatatcataaacacagacactcaaagatcttcatggcagcccattaaaataaatgtttggtttacatgagtaaattgacaatatataaagctactgttgtagcctacagtaataataatacatctctataataataataattatgcctagatggttgcttgttttttacttgttttttacttgttagagattatctgattaatagatctttttttatattcctagacttatttgttgcagtttttttatacagttatattgtaaaacttaaataccttttttagtttgcggtgttagatttttggctgcatttgaagttcttttttgcataagaaaataaataatactgtcaaattcatgttagataataaaaatactgtaataaatacagtagttcaccatgtatttgttcatgttttattgagggatctgtctgaagcacaccataaaaaaattctagcaatttacacagggctagtagtatatacagctgtatatacagatatacacccaggtatcggatcagtactcggtatcggccgataccctgagcccaggtatcggaatcggtatcgggaagagaaaaagggtatcggaacatctctacttatttgtcaaaaataatgagaaaaagatatataataataattactaaactttaaatgaattaaatgtattttatcatcAAGTAAATTTCAACATTCAACATGACTGATATGAATAGAGAGAAAGGGGTTCGAAACAGAAAAAGCAAAGGGAAATAGAACAAATGTTAGAAGGGCTCTACTCTGCAGTCTAAGAGTGTTCACAGCAGTACCTTGAGTGAGTGCTGAggcggcagcagcagcagctccggGGCTGTGCTCAGGGTTATCCGTGTTAAACTCAGCCCTCAGCTTCATGCGCTCATACTCCCTCATCCTGGCCAATGCCTTATCTAAATGAATTACTGTGTTACCTGGAGGAGCAGGAAGGAAaataaatggagagagagagagagagagagagagagagagagagagagagagagagaaacataacAGTATTCAAGAGTAGCATGATAAGATTCAGACCAAGCCCAGCAAAGCAAGCATGATTGTGGTAGCGAGACGCATACAGCGCTGTCTTCTTACCCAGGTCATCACTAGCAAAGGGTTCAAGGTTGGAAGAGGTGGACAGCAGGCTCTCGTTGTCCATCAAGTCTCTATCTGCTACCCTCTTCAATACAGAGTTGGATTTAACGGTTACAATCTTCTCAGATGCATCCTAGACACATCAGCAAAAATTAGCGTGTTAaaattaaagagagaaaaaacaaaaagcaatgaGGGAGCAGATGTATTTACATTATCACTAGTAGCCAAGCTCTCACTAGGTGTGAGCTCTGACTGGGAGCCTGTGGCCCATATGGCCGGACCCAAAGACGATGCCTGCTCATCAGCCACACTCTTCTCTGTCAGGTGCCTCGTTACAATGTCCTGCCAGTCAGAGCCAACAATGAAATATGGTAagtactttaaaaacaaaagggCAGTCATCACAAAACAAtccttaaaaatacaaaattctaTTGATCTGTTGATAAAGTAGCTATTAAACCAAAGGCTGTGAAGAAGACGTGATTAATGAAAACGTTTTTACAATTTCAACTTAAGTATACAGACTCTTTTTTTAAAGTCTTTGAAAAAGGTATCAAAGAGGTCATAAATGTGAGAAATCAACAaaccgattaaaaaaaaaaatctctatagaaattgttaatatttataaaacaataaacgTGTATAttatcaaaaacacaaacacacatacatacatatatatatatatatatatatatatatatatataaaattcatgcCACCTGCATATTTGTTTTGTACATTTTGCTAAGTTGATCATTCTTTTGACATTCTAAGGTTTGGGCaacacattttttcattttttccagAGTCCATTTTGTAGACTTTCTCCATATTTAATGCAGAAATCGTGGAAAACCATCCAGTCTCTACAGGggcctgttatgtctgtaaaagTGTGCAGTTTTGATTGTTGTGTACTGTACCTGTAGTGAGTAGAGTGCCCTCTGGCGCAGGTAGTCTGTATTGAGCAGCTGAAGCTCATGGAAAAGCTCGATGAGGAAGTGAGGGCGAGACTCATTCTGAGAGATCAGAGTTGCCACCTCAGAGTAGATCGTCTCTCTCAGCGCCTCAAACAGAGAGAAATCACTGCTCACGTCTACAGAGGAGAATACACacagaacaaaatgaaaaatgaacagGCAATCTACTGAAACTCTTCAAGCATGTTGAGAGTAGATCAAACAACTGCTGTATGTGCAAACTaattatacaaacaaacaaaaaaaatatttgtggaaGACATTTTACATAGCAAGACCTTGAGTACTGAATTTCACACAATGATTAAAAACACTGTGCTCACTTAACAATTAAGACAACTTAAGAGATGTTTTTGTGTTAAACCACGCTCAGATCTTTGACTTCAACTCAAAGGCAAAGGTATAaatccacaaaaccagtcacacgGGTAAATTTTTACGAAATTTGAGATTTATtcatcacctgaaagctgaataaataagtttattaggataggacaatatcaataactatttgaaaatctggaatccgagggtgcaaaaaatcgaaatactgagaaaatcacttttaaagttttccaaatgaagttcttagcattgcatattactaatcaataataaagttttgatatatttacaactggaaatttacaaaatatctttacttaataacctaatgatttctggcataaaagaaaaatcgataattttgacccatataatgttattttggctattgctaaaaatatacctcagtgacttaagactggttttgtggtccagcgtTACATATTAGTTCTTAGTACTACCTTATGCATGTGGAtgcggtttaaaaaaaaaggagataaaaaaagaaaagaaaatgttgacAAGTATTTAGCAGGTCTAACAGCTGGTGAACATGGAGTTACCTGGGACTTCAGTGCATGCAATTCTGTTAGAGAGAAAAGGTGTTCTCCAAGCATATGCTGTGaagaaaccaaaaacaaaacccaaaatgaaatgtgaacaaaaatagaaaaaaataaaaataaatgaaactggTGAGTAACACTATAAAATACAAGGGAATGGAGACATAAGAggtttaaattatgtttaaatgaaataaaaatggaggAAAGtgcgttttctttttttaatgttatagCAGATGCTTCTCTGATTGAAGAACATAACATAGACTATATAACAAGGCTGTTCTCATTGTTCTACACATTGATCTGTTTAGTTTTATCCAGTGTTATCTGTAGCAGAATCAATGAAAAGGCATACCAGATGAAAGGTCATTTGGCTTGCTGTTCTTAGCCTTGCTGTCCAGTTTCTCCTGGGTCAGTTTGTCTAGCAGACCCTGGTTGAGATCTTTGTATTTGACCTGAGAGGAGCGCTCTCTGTCCTGGTCAAAGTGAGAGTCACTTGAAACACTGTCACTGTCCACAGATGCTGAaagtgagaaaaacaaaactgaactCCATTTGACTGAATTGTGGGATTTCTAacctaaatattaaataaaacatttttatgtgcTATTAAGCTGTATTTAATACACACACCTGTGTTCTTCCGTCCCCTGCCTCTCCTGCGGCGGCTCTTTGTGTTGGGGGTCTTGTCTCTTGAGGCCAGGCTGGCCTGTGCTGCAGCCTTGCGCCCTGCTCTGAAGCTCTTGGTGACAGTGGTTGGATCTACCCTATCTGGAAGGCTGCTCATTGATTCCTGGGAGTCAGGTATGTAAGAAAGGTCCTGGGTAGTGGAAGGGTGAGGGATAGGAGAGGAGGAAGGAGAGTTCTGCTCTATCTGACTTGAATGGTCTGAGGGGAGGGTGGTTCTCTGACCAGAGCGATTCAGAGAGGAGTTAAACCAGCTAGAGTTATTAGCGTTGGCCACGGTATCAGGCTGAGATGGAAACCTATAAAGGGAGGGAAATAAATTACAGAAGGCATGGTTCAGTTCCTTTTTGTTATAGGTTATTCTTGCATTTTAACCTGACTGTGTTTAATATAATCATGATTATATCACCTtaatacaaaatacagtaaaaacatttctaCCGTTTCTCTGTGTTGTTGAGTGGAGATCTCTGCAGCGGAGGGGGGAAACTCATGTATTCCGTTTTGAGGGATATGTTTGGATCATGTTGTTGATCTGAACCGGCCTGGTTCTGCTGGAAATCTCCTGCTGAGGAGGGAAACATGGGACTGAAATTAAAGCCTAAAggcagaaaagaaaagagaaagaaaaaggttagaagttaattaaaatcgttttttatttattttttataaggttATTTCACTATTTGAATGAGTTACAGACAGATAATAGACTTGCCAGTAGGGAAAGGAGAGAAGTTTGGCAGTCCAGGCATTCTTAGTGTATTGACAGGTGGGAAGTTTACGAATAGAGAAGATGATGCAGAATCACACGCAACATTCTGATTTTGCTGTTGTCCTGTCAATGCAGGATTCTGCTGCTGCCACAACAGATCATTCAGAACCTGTTTCAAtctgcccaaaaaaaaaaaaaaaagttataacagTTATATAATTATAGCAAATGAAACCATACCTGCACtaccatccaaaattttggggtcagtaataaaTACATTCTCAAAAGAGACAATGTTctttatatcatatttttaaacattaaaatagaaaatagtttttttattactgtttttgctataTTCTTTAATTAAATGCAGACTTTTGTAAGTTAAAAAGAATCTGACGCCAAACTTTTCAACTGTAGAGCATCTACATTAAATGCCTAATTTCTTACACTTAATATCTGACATAGATACATTCTTCTGATTGATATTTAGATTGTTAAAGTCTAAAGACATACCGATTGACATTGTTCTGCTGCCAAGCCAGTTGTGTATAACACTGGTTTAGTTGGTGCATGATGAGAGGGATTTGAGGAGAGGTCACATTATTGGGCACAACACCACAGGGACCTGTGAGCAGATCCTGCAGCATGTATGAAAGAGTCTAGAGATGAGAGTGGGGAATAGAAAGGCTGTTagtaaggaaaaaaaacacagtggaaaaaaattgataaatgaaaattttatattagggatgcactgacTCTAAATTTCTATACCAATAGCCCattgttcaaatgttattttgCTGATAGCGATAGTATTGTTTTCTCTAGAACAAATCTCTCTCAACTAATGCTGTAAACTATACAGGAAACCCTCTGATTTGATAAGTTAATATATTCTTTACAATTGCAAATAAGGCAGTTTCTTTGTgacagatttattcaaacatacatacatatatatatatatatatataattaacagtAAATAAGCTTAGTGTTTGTGTAGCTAACTAACCAACAGTGAACACTGGATAACTTATCTGATGTAAATGCAATGTTAAGTTACAAAGATAACAAGCGGTTTTTCTGATGCCTTTCAACGGTCGAAACACTGATCGGGTGATTGCATGAGACATGATACATTTCGGAAGGTTGTTCTGAATCTTTCAACATATCTTCTGATGTTCATTTACATCACATGCTATCAGTTGTATAAGAGACTCGTGCTGCCACTTGAACCGAGGTTTGGAATTGTAAAATTGTTCTCAATGTTTTGGCAGATAGACATTGTCTGATGCCGATTTGGTAGACCAAATGGCAGCTCAAGCgaggtggtactaaaaaaagTAATGTGTCAAATTTCTCAGCCCTAAATTCTTCACAAGAGACAACTGCAGTCCTACACATTTCTTCAACCACTTTTTGATTGTCAAAATATATTTGGCTGTGATCTTTAGCTGTTTTTAATCAATCAGCCGATACATCCCTAATGTTGCACACTCTCTGACCTGTTGGTCCTGTAGCAAAGTTTGGCACATGGTAGTGCTGAAGTTGAGCTGTTTCTGAAGGTGTGTGATCTGCTCCTGCCAGTGTGCTGGTGCATCACCCTCAGAAGGAGACAGATCAGCCGCCCATCGTAGATTCTCCTGCCGTTTGGATTTATTGGAACTTCCTCTTTCATTCTGTGGATGCTGACGAGGACGACCTCTTGATCCACCGGGGGAAGGACTTCTGTTAATTTCCCTTCGAATTTTCAGACTTTAGAATTAAAAAGACAGTTGATAATTGATGGGTTTGATGTATAGTTAAATTGTATAGCTAATTGTGTGCCTATGTATTTACCCATCTCTGTTATTCCTGCTATAGTTGCGTTGTTTTTGTTTGCAAGCATGCATCTCATTGGTGGAACTGGACTCCTCTCCCTCATCATGTTCAATGTCAATATTTTCCTCAGCCCCCACCTCAGAGgagtaatcatcatcatcatcaccaagGGGACACTGTGTCGAACCACCCCAGGTGGCCACAGTTCTGatggaaaaattataattagCACCTTAAAAATTAAATCCTCCtagcatatttataaaagaaattttTAAACTCTAAGCCATGAGTTGTCAAAGCCATGTATCACCTTTCATCACGGCTGTACGACTGGGTCTCATGTGTATCACTCCTGAATGGAGAATCGTTGATTGTGTTTCTCCTCTGCTGCTCTGCCATCAGACTCTCCAAATGTTTCCGCCTCTGTCTCAACTCCTCACGCAACATCTGATGCCTTCGCATCTCCGACCAGAgctaatacaaataaaacatttcaacttgGGCTTCTTTCCCTTTCTGCAAACAGATCCCAATAACTTACTCAACCTCATgtagatatttttaaagaaacccAAAGGATTTGTGTCCCTCTAATTaaatctatatgtatatatagtacaTGGAAGATCAAATGTACTTGATTGACATTCAAAAACCAGTGAGGTTTGCTCTTGCGTGTCACACAGGTAAGACTGAGCTGCCATTGATTATATCTGATGTGCACTGGTCAATAATTTTATGCAAGtaaatttgaaagtgaaaaaagttgtgacatttgccaagtatggtaacccatactcggaatttgtgctctgcatttaacccatccaagtgcacacacacagcagtgagtagggaacaaacacacacaaacacacacacacacacaccatgaacacacccGAAGgagtgtgcagctatattttccaGCACtcggggagcaattgggggttctgtgccatgctcaagggcacttcagccatgagaGTGCTGCTCATTCGAACCCCTCCACCTACAAATCCTGTAcccctttgggttacaagtccaactctgtaaccattaggccacaactgccccaAACTAATttaatctgttcatcatataaagcaaCTGTGTCTTCAgaagtgtttttttatgttttattcaaattgattattttgatttctttatgaacatttcaaatcttaaatattttggtGAAATGGACTTTCTGtcgagggacagaaatctctctggtatcattaaaaatgttttactttgtgtttcaaagacaaacaaaagtctcataggtttggaatgacatgagggtaagtaaaataTGACAAttaccatttttgggtgaattataccTTGAAAACTCCACCTCATATATAAAAGGAAGCAAAACTGGTATTTTGATTACACACTTACCTCATTGTCAGTGACAGTAACTGGAGGAGGCTCAGTAGTGGGTTTGAGGCCActagtgttggctttagttgagGAAGAGGAGTGTAACGGTACAGTAGCAGGAGTAGAGGCTGCTGCAGGAATCTTCCTCATCTGACCGCTGACACTACTGCTCACAGACGACTGACGGAACACAatgtgatcaaataaattaagactCCATCTCAGTAGTTGTTTGTGTATATGATAGTTACCAACTGtacattgtgtttttaaaaaaaagtgcagatgTCTGAAGTACCTGAAGGTCAGGACAGACCCATTGTAAGTCTTGTATCTTGCCCTGAATCTCCATCAGTCTCTGTCTCTCTTCATGGAGCTGCTTTAgctcttgctgctgctgcttgagTTTCTCCTCATACAATTTTTCTCTGAAAAACAGGTATTATACATACACAGTACATTTGTAAAACATGATATTAAACAAAGCATGTTTACAAACAACACATCATGAACTATAAATGCAAGCAGAGATCTAATTTCCATATGAGGAACACAAACAAACCTGGACTTTTCAGAAAGGACGATGTCTCTCTGGATTTTGGGAGCTGTTGCTCGGGTGTTATTGGGTTGTTGCTTCAAACCCTCATCCTCATTAGCTGTAGTACCATCTGTATCATCACTCTACAATAACAATAACAGATCCAGAGAACATGTTTGCTTATACAAGCTACACTCATAACATATTTGCATTGACATATAAATGTATGcaattagcagatgcttttatccaaaacaacttacaaaAGGGCCAGGAATGTTCATTGTATACATTGCCAGGTTTAATAAGAGACAACTGGATTAGGAAGCAAGCTAGAGAAGActtcttttttgtgtttgtgtaagtgCATTGATTTAAGTGAATAGGGAGGTTAAGTGCTTGCAGAAAAGGTGTGTTTTAGCAGCTTCTTGACAGAAGTGATGGTCTCAGCAGTTTGGTTTGAGATTGGCAGCTCTGCATTATGAATGACCATAACTTCAAATTACCCCCGTGACTCCAGACTCTCACCTGCACCATGGCCACCAGTTCTTGAAGTTGTCTGAGTTTCTGTTTGGCAGTTTGAAGACGTTGGACTTTCTCAGCATAATCTGCGTCACCAACTAGACTGCTTCTACGACTGGACCCTGAACCGTCACTGCCTCTGCCTCCTTGTCCTCCTCTTGCCCCGTCATCATCCTCCTGTgcctcatcatcatcttcatctttatCACCATCGTAAGGCCTGTCCCGGCTGAACTGGCATTCTAATATGATAatgcaaaacaatttaaaataaataaattgtgaagAGCCACTTTGAGTCTTTCAACCACTCTCTCCGAAAACTGTATGCCTTCTATacggctgtatatatatatatatatatatttgaacgtGTGTGTAAAATAGTTATCGGTCTGGcgacaaaaaaaaatgcactagCCAAAGGATAGCCAAGGTGTGCATAAAGGGTTGTTTGCGGGAGGTCCGTGAATCATTTTATTCTCCTAAATCCCGCACATGCGAGAGTGTCTACCCGCCTGTACCCGCACTagcccatcaagtgttgtcccatGCTGTACTCTGTTGTGTCCCGTGGGTCTCACGGTAGTCCAGTGGGAGTGCAGGTCTCTAGTTGATAATTTTGTTAgcacagaatgtttttattttttattttagattaccaTATTTTCGGACtttgtcaaaattaatttgacatgaaccaagagaaaacatgaccgtctacagccgcgagagggcgctctatgctgctcagtgctcctgtagtctacactgagcagcacatAGCCCCccctcgcagctgtagacggtcatgttttctcttggttcttgggtctaaataaatgcgatttatagtccaattatatgttttttttcctcatcatgacgtatttttggactgatgcaacttatactcaggtgcgacttatagtccgaaaaatacggtaataactCTGTAAAAAGACTGACTATGTTGACAGAAACTGCACAATGGTGAATATTTATAGATTTGAAAGATTGCAAGGTCTGACCTATGACTGAAGGGACGTTGAGACTGTGGAGATTGGCTGTGGAGCGGTTATTGATTTCACATTCTGTGTTCAGATGGCCATCTCTATTATTGGAGGCACCATGAGCTTTTGTCAAACTGTTTATGTCCATCCAGTTACTTGGAGTCTGTGCTTGGGCtggatttctaaaaaaaaaaaaaaaaaaaggatagttAGTTACTTTCCCTTTCCTTCAATTCTCAGGACAATTCTCACAGAAACAGAGGCAACATTGTATCCTTTA contains the following coding sequences:
- the LOC127968301 gene encoding pericentriolar material 1 protein isoform X6, producing the protein MMATGGTPFEDGTDEQELHNWTTSNGSLDDRLNNMDWGMQQKKANRSSEKNRKKFSAMSESRLTNDISPESTPGAGRRRARTPHSFPHVKYSTQMSVPDQAELDRLRQVINFTDLDERSIGSDSQGRVTAANNQRQLSTEPKKPFNFLPIHLNTNKSKEPTASTSSTSRGKEPKKQSPGKELFAPVPAVFKEPFSLDSTHQFTSEDEKAELNIDSSQVVSKLVQIREYIGKATSMRDDLVEKNDVPANVERLSLLITHLKEQEKSYLRFLQKMLGHGLCGEQKEELENMRKQHDLLKKMLEQQEQLRALQGRQAALLAMQQSAEQAIAVMDDTVVTETTGSVSGRSITSELNDELNDLIQRFHNQLHDSQSQTVPDNRRQAECLSLSREVCRSRTSHNSRSQLPSSAPLTTASTSTSTKLTKLQELQDKKQTMDKILQELHSLRDQTLNNSSCQSVSQRGARMGMSQRPSVLGREGNGPRPVRQDSSSSYTQINDNHPADKLRKLKEVHKRLNELRELVQYYEQTSDMVVDTVNENVKEDDEETEDGSLFEAMFDSEQENHVPVTNIRNPAQAQTPSNWMDINSLTKAHGASNNRDGHLNTECEINNRSTANLHSLNVPSVIECQFSRDRPYDGDKDEDDDEAQEDDDGARGGQGGRGSDGSGSSRRSSLVGDADYAEKVQRLQTAKQKLRQLQELVAMVQSDDTDGTTANEDEGLKQQPNNTRATAPKIQRDIVLSEKSREKLYEEKLKQQQQELKQLHEERQRLMEIQGKIQDLQWVCPDLQSSVSSSVSGQMRKIPAAASTPATVPLHSSSSTKANTSGLKPTTEPPPVTVTDNELWSEMRRHQMLREELRQRRKHLESLMAEQQRRNTINDSPFRSDTHETQSYSRDERTVATWGGSTQCPLGDDDDDYSSEVGAEENIDIEHDEGEESSSTNEMHACKQKQRNYSRNNRDGLKIRREINRSPSPGGSRGRPRQHPQNERGSSNKSKRQENLRWAADLSPSEGDAPAHWQEQITHLQKQLNFSTTMCQTLLQDQQTLSYMLQDLLTGPCGVVPNNVTSPQIPLIMHQLNQCYTQLAWQQNNVNRLKQVLNDLLWQQQNPALTGQQQNQNVACDSASSSLFVNFPPVNTLRMPGLPNFSPFPTGFNFSPMFPSSAGDFQQNQAGSDQQHDPNISLKTEYMSFPPPLQRSPLNNTEKRFPSQPDTVANANNSSWFNSSLNRSGQRTTLPSDHSSQIEQNSPSSSPIPHPSTTQDLSYIPDSQESMSSLPDRVDPTTVTKSFRAGRKAAAQASLASRDKTPNTKSRRRRGRGRKNTASVDSDSVSSDSHFDQDRERSSQVKYKDLNQGLLDKLTQEKLDSKAKNSKPNDLSSAYAWRTPFLSNRIACTEVPDVSSDFSLFEALRETIYSEVATLISQNESRPHFLIELFHELQLLNTDYLRQRALYSLQDIVTRHLTEKSVADEQASSLGPAIWATGSQSELTPSESLATSDNDASEKIVTVKSNSVLKRVADRDLMDNESLLSTSSNLEPFASDDLGNTVIHLDKALARMREYERMKLRAEFNTDNPEHSPGAAAAAASALTQGAGHSSTDAHCPQIDTQQLDRQIKTIMTEVIPFLKEHVGEVCSHQLLTSVRRMVLRLTQQNDESKEFVQFFHRQLGGILQDSLSKFVGRTLQDCGEDLLVEISEILFNELAFFRLMQDLDQNTSKNKLITKRRSDHTSPKHSPHTEEAKTIEREKTISPSYFDEDRDQDETEQGGTLHEKEEDKEKDAQSSEASEVEEEEGEGLPLSISLSKAETQALCNYGSGEDENEVEEMEEFEAGPVEVQTSLEASMDNTSEHRQGSALQNEDPQETKSDIENSESSQLKSIKSESKDLVQLPEEGREEAKTGSGDEREKEDYTVSPAQETPQSSDSASPDTESPVMINTDEAGSGNTSQRSDEEDFVKVEGLPLQMSLLCEEELCKRISEEQQYDNLTAEILSENKEELAGLVGNPQALKEPETTEAQSA
- the LOC127968301 gene encoding pericentriolar material 1 protein isoform X8, yielding MMATGGTPFEDGTDEQELHNWTTSNGSLDDRLNNMDWGMQQKKANRSSEKNRKKFSAMSESRLTNDISPESTPGAGRRRARTPHSFPHVKYSTQMSVPDQAELDRLRQVINFTDLDERSIGSDSQGRVTAANNQRQLSTEPKKPFNFLPIHLNTNKSKEPTASTSSTSRGKEPKKQSPGKELFAPVPAVFKEPFSLDSTHQFTSEDEKAELNIDSSQVVSKLVQIREYIGKATSMRDDLVEKNDVPANVERLSLLITHLKEQEKSYLRFLQKMLGHGLCGEQKEELENMRKQHDLLKKMLEQQEQLRALQGRQAALLAMQQSAEQAIAVMDDTVVTETTGSVSGRSITSELNDELNDLIQRFHNQLHDSQSQTVPDNRRQAECLSLSREVCRSRTSHNSRSQLPSSAPLTTASTSTSTKLTKLQELQDKKQTMDKILQELHSLRDQTLNNSSCQSVSQRGARMGMSQRPSVLGREGNGPRPVRQDSSSSYTQINDNHPADKLRKLKEVHKRLNELRELVQYYEQTSDMVVDTVNENVKEDDEETEDGSLFEAMFDSEQENHVPVTNIRNPAQAQTPSNWMDINSLTKAHGASNNRDGHLNTECEINNRSTANLHSLNVPSVIECQFSRDRPYDGDKDEDDDEAQEDDDGARGGQGGRGSDGSGSSRRSSLVGDADYAEKVQRLQTAKQKLRQLQELVAMVQSDDTDGTTANEDEGLKQQPNNTRATAPKIQRDIVLSEKSREKLYEEKLKQQQQELKQLHEERQRLMEIQGKIQDLQWVCPDLQSSVSSSVSGQMRKIPAAASTPATVPLHSSSSTKANTSGLKPTTEPPPVTVTDNELWSEMRRHQMLREELRQRRKHLESLMAEQQRRNTINDSPFRSDTHETQSYSRDERTVATWGGSTQCPLGDDDDDYSSEVGAEENIDIEHDEGEESSSTNEMHACKQKQRNYSRNNRDGLKIRREINRSPSPGGSRGRPRQHPQNERGSSNKSKRQENLRWAADLSPSEGDAPAHWQEQITHLQKQLNFSTTMCQTLLQDQQTLSYMLQDLLTGPCGVVPNNVTSPQIPLIMHQLNQCYTQLAWQQNNVNRLKQVLNDLLWQQQNPALTGQQQNQNVACDSASSSLFVNFPPVNTLRMPGLPNFSPFPTAGDFQQNQAGSDQQHDPNISLKTEYMSFPPPLQRSPLNNTEKRFPSQPDTVANANNSSWFNSSLNRSGQRTTLPSDHSSQIEQNSPSSSPIPHPSTTQDLSYIPDSQESMSSLPDRVDPTTVTKSFRAGRKAAAQASLASRDKTPNTKSRRRRGRGRKNTASVDSDSVSSDSHFDQDRERSSQVKYKDLNQGLLDKLTQEKLDSKAKNSKPNDLSSAYAWRTPFLSNRIACTEVPDVSSDFSLFEALRETIYSEVATLISQNESRPHFLIELFHELQLLNTDYLRQRALYSLQDIVTRHLTEKSVADEQASSLGPAIWATGSQSELTPSESLATSDNDASEKIVTVKSNSVLKRVADRDLMDNESLLSTSSNLEPFASDDLGNTVIHLDKALARMREYERMKLRAEFNTDNPEHSPGAAAAAASALTQGAGHSSTDAHCPQIDTQQLDRQIKTIMTEVIPFLKEHVGEVCSHQLLTSVRRMVLRLTQQNDESKEFVQFFHRQLGGILQDSLSKFVGRTLQDCGEDLLVEISEILFNELAFFRLMQDLDQNTSKNKLITKRRSDHTSPKHSPHTEEAKTIEREKTISPSYFDEDRDQDETEQGGTLHEKEEDKEKDAQSSEASEVEEEEGEGLPLSISLSKAETQALCNYGSGEDENEVEEMEEFEAGPVEVQTSLEASMDNTSEHRQGSALQNEDPQETKSDIENSESSQLKSIKSESKDLVQLPEEGREEAKTGSGDEREKEDYTVSPAQETPQSSDSASPDTESPVMINTDEAGSGNTSQRSDEEDFVKVEGLPLQMSLLCEEELCKRISEEQQYDNLTAEILSENKEELAGLVGNPQALKEPETTEAQSA